The genomic segment aagTGTTTTACTGTTCTACTTATTGGCCATAATTGTATTGTTCAATAACTTCTATTAATGGTGGTCACATAGTATTCAGCAATTTATTCCAGAATATTTATGTATAAACAGATGCAATGTTTCGTCTGTGAATGTTAAATAATGTTTGACTCTTTGTTAATCATTCAAATAAAGGGCCTAATGGGTTATTGATCTGTCTAGTCTGCTCACTAGCAGTTTGAAGGTATTGGTCAGTCTAACACATTTACGTGCAAGTTTCACTCATTGGTTGCTGTAGAAAACCTACCAACCGGTTCCAAGTTAGTGTTCGGTCTAAAGCACTCACTAACAGGTTTGATTTATTGGTGGGTCTGTTAGACTCCGCTTTGAGTTATTGGTCGGTCACTTAGTAACAGGTTCAAGTTATCAGTCGGGCGTAATACGCTCACTTGGGCTATCAGTTTCAAGTTGGTCTGTCGAATACACCCAACGAGCAGTTTTGAGTTATTGGTCGGCCTCATAAAATTACTAAGAGATTCAAGTGATTGGTTGGTCTAATACAAAAGATTAAAGTCATTGGTAGGTCTAGTAGCCTTATTTAGAATCTTTGGTTATGCTTTAAATGACACTAACAGGTTCCAAGTTATTGATTAGTCCACTAAGAAACTGTCATTATTGGTCATTTTAATACTCACTAAAAGGTTCAAGTCAAAGACTCATCAAATATGTAACAATTTTGAGTTATGGGTCAGTCTAATGCATTTGCAGACAGGTTTGTTGCCTGTTTATTGAAGTCATTGGGGGTTGTTGAGTTCTTGTTCGGTCTAaccgatttttttctttcttcttcttctctctccAGGTGATCGAGATGTCGCTGCCCAAGCCGGTGATGCGAGGCCTGCTGGCAAAGCGCCTGCGCTTTCATTTCCCCATCGCCTTCGGTTTTTCCCTCCTGGTGGCCGCCGCCTTCAAGGTGACACAAACACGCGCGTGCTGGCGGTTATTGGTCGGTCTAATACGATATAGCGACACGTTTGACTTGGCAGTTGCTCGCATTCAGTATTCCACGTGTTTGCTGGCCTGATGGAACACGTTTGAGTCTTTGGTCGGTCTAACACTAACCACTTCAAGTTATTGGTCCTTCTTATACTCTTGCAAACGAGTGTAAGTGATTGGTTGGTCTATTACATTATTAAGTTAGTGGTCAGTCTAATACGCTCACAGGTTTCACTTATTGGTTGGTCTGAAGTTATTTGCTAGGGATGTCACCATAATGGATTTTTCCCAAAGAAATATTTTCCCACAAATGAAGTTCTCGCCCAAATTGGTCTttatggtaaaaaataaaaggaggTTGCACTGGTATGATAAGCCTTTCCAGTGGTGTGAGAGGAAACTGTTCGTGACTCGCTGTAACAAATGTTTCATATTTGCAATCTGTTCTATGGGGGTCACTcgatctgtgtgtgcgtgtgtgtgtgtgtgtgtgtgtgtgtgtgtgtgtgtagtacaCAGTGTCGGATCCGCGCAAGAAAGCCTACGCCGACTTCTACAAGCAGTACGACCCGGTCAAGGAGTTCAACGCCATGCGAGAGGCGGGAATCTTCCATTCCGTGCAGCCCACCGGAAAGTAAAAGCTGCTCGGCCCTCCTGCCGCTCGCACCGCGCGCCACAAAAAGCAGTGCTGCTAACTCACTTAGTggcaaatgtttgctttttctcCTTGTAGTTGTTTTCTGCTCTGAAGATGTTTCTctcctcattttcatcaaataaatgtatattgagtcaacacaagctttttttttgggggggggtgattttttttaattattactgTGGAAGGAAGTcaggtcattttattttataaaaagacTCGGCTTGCTTCACATATAAAGAAGTTATGCATGTGTAAAATACATTACAATTTACATTTTgcagttgacaaaaaaaaacttcaaaaagttttttttttatccgagtAATGAAGAGTAGAACTGccacaccaggaaaaaaaacaagttcagTATCGTGTTATAACGTGATAACTTATGATGCTAAATGAGAAAGAATTAAAACATGTACATACCAACctacattgcttcattttgttttgctcaatacaaaaatcacattttatattcgCAAAgcgatttttaattttttttattaatccatGCTTTAAAGTATTGTTGATCGATATTAGTCGTTACTTTGACtcttttaaatttgtaaacTTTTAAGAAACGTCAAAAggttttggaaatatatttcgATTTGTTTAGTTGAAgtcttgtaattttttaaaaaaacttctaATTAAGATTACCGGATTAACATGTAATTTTAGTTTATGAATATATGAGATTGAAATGCAATGTCTGAgtgtttgtaaatatttttgttgttggttatTATTTGTCGTTCTATTGGCAATATATGTAATAATTCACATTTTGTCAATAAGAAAAAACGCACATCACGATGCTTCTGACGTCATTAATTCGGCCCCTCCCCTAAATGAAGTCCGCTTTACGGAAATGCTCCCTGCATTACGCGTTACTCGTTTCAAAGCCTTGCATGTATCACGTTAGAACGtgatgtagatttttttttttttaccagctgttTTAGGTTGATACGCTTACGTACGCAATATTCTTAAAACAAATGTTGCGATTATCTAACGTGTTTTTAAACAGTAGTCCTCATCTTGTTGTCGTTTACACTAAGTTCATGAGGTTTTCCCTATCAAGTGACGCCCTCTGTCGGTAGTGTCCGTCGCTACATCTTACGCTGGGCCCACCCCTCTGTTGCTGCTGCTCTTCTTCGTTCTTCTCCGGTCTTCTTCGTTTCGTCTTCGTTCTTCTTCGCGCTTCCTCGTCGGCCTTCGTTCCTGTTCGTTCGTCGTCGTTCTTCCTGGTTCCCTCCCCCCACAACCGCTGCCAAAGTGTCTCCGCGGCTCTCTGCTCAACAAGTCCAAAGTTGTCCAGACGCGGGTTGAGGGATGGCCGCGTTGACGGGAAGCCCCCATCCGAGAGGGACGCCGGCGGCATCTCGCCTGAAGATGTAACGTGCCAGACGGCAGCGTATTTTTGGGGATTTCCGCCACCGGTCGGAAGCGAGTCGGCGGGCTAGCTGTTAGCCACCTAGCGTGCTAGCTGCTACGAGCTAGGCAACCGACAGCGCCGCTAGCCGTTTGCCGCCCAGCCTGCGGTAGCTGGCTGACACTTGGCCGGGTTCGGGTGTTCGAACGGCCGGCGCGGAGTCGGCCGGTAGCCGCTAGAGGGTAGCGTGGAGGGAGCATGGAGAACAGGGACAAGGTGCAGATGCGGAACCATCCTCGCAGGTAACTGGCGACGGCGTCAGGTGACCTCCTGACAGGGAGAACACTTGGAAGTATAGTTTTATGTCATCAAATGAATCGAATTTTTAAAGAGTTTAGAAGCCCGCGCCCCCCAAAACAAACGTATTTTGTCTGTCCACCAGTGCCGAACCACAATTGTGCAGTTTAGCGACTTAATACTGTGTCATTTTCTTCAGGGCCCTTCCGAAAAAAATGTGCCTGTTCTATACAtcccaattatttatttcatatcgtCTGATCTGGATTATGATCACATCTTTTCAATATAGTTTTTAAACTGCCAGTTTTAAAGCATAAGCATCTGTTCTGGAAACTAGAGAGTACCTAaacattttgttaatttatgaagtcgaaattgaaaacaaaatgaaagtgaTGAACATAGATGAATACATGATATTGAACATGTAACGGATTCATGAAAACATTCAGTTCAagtgtagaaaatggattggATATCTCGTTCTCTCGCGACTCTTTGAAATGGTCAACTTTGTTGTGTGCGTGGCAGGCAGCTGAAGAAACTGAGCGAGGACAGCCTGACCAAGCAGCCCGAGGAAGTGTTTGACGTCCTGGAGAAGTTAGGCGAAGGGTGAGGCCCGGCCGCCCGCCGTccgtcgctcgctcgctctcttcacttcctgtttcacaACTTCCCGTCGGGTGCAGGTCGTACGGCTGCGTGTTCAAGGCTCACTATCGAGAGACGGGAGAGATCGTGGCCATCAAGCAGGTTCCCGTCGAGTCCGATCTGCAGGAGATCATCAAGGAGATCTCCATCATGCAGCAGTGCAAcaggtgcgtgcgtgtgtgcgtgtgtgcgcaagATATCGGAAGAATATCCTCGTGGCTATGAAATGTGCGTATTGCAAACGTTTCGTACGCAattggatgcttttttttttcggatTTTGAGAAATCGAATGCAACCTTAAATGCGCATCGCCATCCAATAGGCCAGCAGTATCTACTGGCAACATTACTAACTtgagcttttttgtgtgttgtttgttaACTGCATGCACAACAATCACTTATTTGATAagagtgtgccaaaaaatcgattctcatttagtacgattccgAATGGATCAGAAATGTTCATTCTTTGCTCATCTGTGAATTGAAGCAGaattcattgtcaatcaaatcattttgaatcgaaaatccaTTCTGAATGGCCCCAAAATGGAATCGTACCGTTAGAcggtcaaagattcccacccctatgaTTTTATCTTGACAACTACACGCATGACAATCGTATGCATGAAGAACAATCATCTGGCTTTCACATAGCGAGCAATGATGGATGTTCACAACAAGCGTTTGTGTCCGTAAGCACGTGCAAGAACATTTCGCGTTTGCAACTCGCGTACACGTGCCAGGATTCTTCCCGTTGCTAGCAATCATTTGTGTTCAGTCCACATGTGGTGCGCTACTACGGCAGCTACTTCAAGAACAGCGACCTGTGGATTGTCATGGAATACTGCGGCGCCGGCTCCGTGTCCGACATCATACGCATACGCAGCAAGACGGTAAGATTCAAGCGCACGTCGTGTAGGATGAAATATTGATAGCCTTGTGAAGGAAATTGAGCAGAGCAGGCTGCGCCCTCTGCTGAGatattgatgatgtcattgattcATGTCATTGACTCAAGTAGAGATGGACCAATATGGGCTTTTTTCAGGGCAGATactgatgccgattattagtagtcaaggaggccgataaccgatatttggagctgatattcattttcagtaaaaaaaaaaaaaggggggggggtatatattggtgtcaattttttttgaaaatgcaaatgccaatgttgactttgttgtaatgaaaacaatctttctgacttttcaaaaaatacaaaattaatatatatatatatatataattttatcttagacaatagGCATCCTTTTAAATATCTagcaaaatgttcagggagctcccaaggttatttAGTACGTCTAAAAAAAGGTAAATGCTAGGCATGTAATTACCATAGGtctagttttctacagtaaatatttttttccaaaatttaaaaatacctgaaatagtcaaggaggccgataaccgatatttggaaccgatattcattttcagtaaaaataaataaataaataaaaagcgcGGAGGGTATATTGGTGtcaatttcacatttctttgttttaatgtcgaacaaaaaccaaaaggttcagaaggttcccagggtgggtcagcagcatctcttataaagttaactgaaaatggaaagaaatagttccctgagagtAAAATGGTTTGAGATTGACCTTTTATGGGTCATCTGATCTCAATATTggtcaaaatgtccaatatcgACAGCAATAATCAGCGGCGGTTGATTATCGGTCCATCCCGAGATTGAAGTCGATTCTTCTTCAGGCAACTCTTGAAACCTGTTTTGATGGCGATTCTTCTGACACCAGCCGGAGCTTGAAAGCGAAAGCGGACGTCTCGATGCATCCGATACCGTTTTGTTGACTTGAACTCCAGCGCGTTTGTTTTGCGCAGCTGAGCGAGGAGGAGATCGCCAGCATCCTCCGCTCGACGCTGAAGGGTCTGGAGTATCTTCACTTCATGCGCAAGATCCACCGCGACATCAAGGCGGGAAACATCCTGCTCAACACGGAGGGACAAGCCAAGCTGGCCGACTTTGGCGTCGCCGGTCAGCTGACGGTGGGTTCCGCCGCCTTCCCGGCCCTCGCTTGCGCGCCAGCTGACTTGCGCTGGCGCTTCCGCTTGCCGCCGGCAGGACACCATGGCCAAGAGGAACACGGTGATCGGGACGCCGTTCTGGATGGCGCCCGAGGTCATCCAGGAGATCGGCTACAACTGCGTGGCCGACATCTGGTCGCTGGGCATCACCGCCATCGAGATGGCCGAGGGGAAGCCGCCCTATGCCGACATCCACCCCATGAGGGTGAGGCCCAGCAAAACCGGCACATGTCTTGGACCCCACCGATTAATCGGACCATTTTTGCCCTTCAAACCTCGGCCGGAACAATCGGCCCATTAGTTTTCCTTTAAAACCTTATCCAAGTCAAGCAAAGTTtctgacgctgtgaaagtaccctgaatgcaccattgtgcctacgtagcattagcaactagcacgTGTGTAGCGTATGTATGTTATTGTGTCGTCCCAAAGCGTCCTTGAAGCCAGTTGGACTTGACGCGACACCACAGGAATGACTTTGTATATTTCcatacaaaacatgcttggcttttaaaacattgctagcctagcACTAATGCTAAGAGAAAATGCTAAcgggaagttagcatcaacttcacacacacacgaatgctgtgggaacacatcgCTGATCTGAATATGTGACGGGACTTTTGAGGCCGCCATTTTGCGCCTCTCAAATGTTTCTCGCCGTACGATCCGATACATTGACAGGATCCAAATTGGACAACGTTTGAGACGGTACTTAATAGAAACAGCATCATTTGTGATGTTTAAAGTTGCTTCAATTTCAATTCggaataatgtcctgtttttgaataaaagggtgaagaaaagaaaaagtttgcttCAAAATAATCTGATTCAACgattctttgaaaaaaaagattcttaaaatAATGGTAACATTCCTACggaaacacaacaaattgatttCCAATTGCGAGTCGAGGCAAATCGTTTGTTCAGCACttgttcaaattgtttttgttatgaaTCCATTCCAAAAAGCTTCCCAGAAACCAAATTGCACCAAAATGAAAGCAATCATTTGCAAATGTAAGAGAAAATATATTTGATGGAGAATAACGACAATCGCTTTGCATTCGCAAATGgattgaaagaaaagaaaagtgcgTGAAAACGTGCGTGAAAACGTGCGTGAAAACGTGCGTGTCGTCTTGCAGGCCATCTTCATGATCCCCACCAACCCGCCGCCCACCTTCCGCAATCCCGACGCATGGTCGCCACCATTCCGGGACTTTGTGAGTCAATGTTTGGTGAAGAACCCGGAGACCAGGGCCACCGCCACGCAGCTGCTGCAGGTAGCCGTgagcgcgcacacgcacgcacgcacgcacgctgggGCTGCACCCTTTCACTTGGAAAACTTTGATTTGTTTTCCCCCCCAGCACGCGTTCATCAAGGCGGCCAAGCCCAGCAGCGTCCTGAGAGCGCTGATCAGCGACGCCATGGACATCAAAGCCAAGCGGCAGGAGGCGGCGGCGCACGCGCAGCAGGATGACGACAACGACGATTCCGTACGTCGGCCACGTTTCCATTTCTTTGCCCGCCAACATGTTGTCGTGCTCGGCAGCTGCAGAACGTCACGCCGACGTGCGTTCTGCAGCGCAGCGTCACGCCAACGTGCGACTCCGCTTGGAAAATGTCGACTCCAAGcagcaaaatgttgcttttgatTGCGGCGTTGAATTCACATGAACACGCGTCACGACTTTGCATCCAGTTTGAATGTAAATTGTGCGTTAAAGGCAGGGACGTCCCAATTGCGTTTTGGTTGCACCCAAGtccaactcacctgttttgaaGTATCGACAGCTGCCAAATCTTCTAATATCTCGGCAATGCGCTagcaagaaggaaaaaaaaaagtgtcttcctTCTCTTGATTTCTTCCAAATGTGAGTGAAATGGCGGCAGTTGAGTGTCGGCTGCGTTCCAGGAAGAGGACGAGGTGGATCAGGGGACCATGGTGAGGGCGGGGCCCGGCGACTCTGCGACCATGCGTGCCGTCGGCTCGCCGGGTGGCACGTCAGGCGGCGCCGGACGGCCTCGCCGCCGccccgacgacgacgacgaggacCAGACGGGAACCTTGCGCTCGCAGCTGGGAACCATGATCATCAACTCGGACGATGGCGAGGAGGGCGGCACCATGAAAAGTAGGTCAACATCACAATCTTTTCACGTCTTACTCGGACGGTGTGCTTCTCACCATTTTGATTCTCGGTCTCATTTCAAGGCGCTTTGGCACTTTTgtactccccccaaaaaaagtcggATGAAGCAATGCGGTCATGTGTGGAACGTTCCGAGCACTGCTGAAAGGATGGATTGCTGCAGGGCAGGCCCGCGTTCAAGGCCACGTCATAGTGGCGCATGTTGGCGCCCTAgcggccagcagggggcgctcTAACATCAGGTGGAAGCGCAGTCGTTGGCTGCTGGTGCAGAAACGCTTCCAGCAGCTTCCGTCAACAACGTTGAGCTCATTTGTTTGAAACTGAAACGGAATCCATCCATTTCCCAGACTGTCAGCCTAACCTATTCAAGAAACGGAAATAAAGATAGCGCAAGTCCGAGGCTCAAAGAAAGAAGCCACAGGAGTCACTTGATGTCTGTCAAGTACTCACGGTCCGTTCGTGTCCCGAATGATGTCCGCTTTCCATTCATTATttgcggcaggattcttgaagATAATACCGATAGTGACCACTGGGGGGCAACTGTTGTCACGTGCAACTTTTCCACCGGGTCTCTTCTAAGGGTTGGATCAGAACCCAGATTAGACTGGTCTGGCACTGATGAGCGGTCCTAACATGAGTCTGCTTGCTCAACAGGCTTTTACATCCCTGCAGAACGTATTTCCGGCGGCTTGTAAAAAACTAATTCAGAGAGAAGCTCAAAGAGTTTTTCCTTCTTCaactgtctctggttggttGGAGGAAACACAGGGTTCATCCAtcaaggcacgcacacacatgtttTAAAAGACCTGGGGGGGGTGACGGGTGTAATATGACAGGCTTAAAGATGGTAACGCAAAAGTTCCATCGTTTTGTCTCAAGTTGCTGACATCCCGactggacgtttttttttttgtcagccggTTCTGAACTGAGACCAGTTGGCGAGTCTTGGCTTTATCCAGCACGCGTCCGACAACCGGTAGCCGCTGGCCCTCGATGACGTTTCAATGGTTAGTTCATATTTAGCCTCTTTAGAGTTTACGAGTGACCGAATAAGCCTTTTAAGGAAATAGGACGTCTGCACATTTTTCTTGAATCTTGAAAGTGTGACATTTTCTGGCCTTGATATTTAGTTGAAGCGTCCTTTATGGAACCGTTTCTAACCTGATGCACAGCAAGACGTCATCAATGACGATTGACGGTTCGCTCGCTGTTGACGACGGCCAACGTGGCGGAATTCAAAGTCACCGGATCGAAACGCGATGTCAGCAAACTCCTCCAGGGCGCGTTCTACTTTCCGGCTCCTTGCGGTCCCGCTTGAAAAGGGAAGACGAGCTGCTCTCTACTGGCCATTAGTCAATAGGACTCGGGGTCGACTGCTCGCTCATTTGAGTTCAAGTGAGCCACGAAGAttgcgattgattgattgattgattgattggattGTTTTGGGTGCAAACGATTGCAAACTGCATTTTACAAGAGGAACGACTGATGATGTCATAGAAAAGGAGTTGCATGAAAATGTCCGACTTGTGTTGATGTTGAGAACGTCCAAGTGGAACGATTGCGCTTCCGTCCAAACGAGCCGCTTTGCAACATTTTGACGTCCATAGGATTGCAAAAGAGCAATTCCCAAATGGACTTTTTGGGTCGGGCCTGACAGGAAGCGGCGAGATGCGACGGAGGCGGGGTAACCCGATCGGCGCTATTTCGGGACTCGCGTTCGAAAGTTGTAACCCGAACCTTCATTTCATGGCAGCACTTTTATTATTGAGCAGCAGAAATGTTCTCACACTTTGACATCGTCTCGATGCAAATGCGATCACGTCCTGTGAACTcgagtgtttaaaaaaagaaaagaagaaaagaaaagaagaaaagaaaagaaaagctcacCTTTCACAGCCAAGCGTTGCAAAGTAACAATCGCCGTTCAACACCAAAACCCGATTGTGAGCACATGCATCCCATTCAAACCTCTTTTGGACACGAAATCCGATTGGAAGCGATGCAAGCTCAGCTGACATTTGATGGATTTTTGGGGATGtccaaaatgggagacagaaaAGGAACAGGACGGAACAGGATTCATTTGATTTGTTATTGTGGTCCAGGACTGAGACGGGTCagctttgttttctttctgcGGTGGTGGAAGTGAAAATGGGCTCCCGTCACGCCCTCTGTTGGCTTTTTCGAGGTTTCGCTTTTTGCCGATGCGACGCAAGACCCGAAAGCGCCGGCACTTCATAGTCTTTTCTTTTGCGTGTTTGTCAGGGACGGACGAGGCGTCCCCGCCCGCCAAGCCGTCCTTCTTGGAATACTTTGAGCAAAAGGAGAAGGAGGCCAGCAGTCAAAATGGAGGACGCGGCGGAGGAGAGGAGCGCAAAGTGCTGACGGACGCCAATCTGGAGCTGGTGAGTGCAGAGCCGCGTTTGGCACATTCGAGAGCTCAGCAAACCAAATCACATTTTCGTCATTTGCCCCGCGATGCCAacggagacattttttttatgaaggaaATGAGATTTGATAgaagcatcctttttttttttcatttccatccTGGTTTGGTCAGAAACATTTGGCAGAAAAGTCGCCTGTTCAGGTGAGCGCTGGTTGCGTgggtgctaatgctaaatgctatctgaGCAGCCAACGCGCTCGGCAAACGTCGACGCCGTCGGAAGACGATTCCGAGACGAAATTGACGGAAAGGATGCTATGATGTTTTCAGGTGAGTTTGTGGTCGGTGGAGGACCTGCGCGTGCGTCTGGCCGCTTTGGACCCGCAGATGGAGCAAGAAATGGAGGAGATCCACCAGCGCTACCAAGCCAAAAGGAAACCCATCCTGGACGCCATCGAGGCCAAGAAGAGGCGACAGCAGCACAACAACTTGTGAGGTGGGCGGGGCCAATTCTCATGAGGTAACATGAGCACAAAACGATCATTTGTGGCACCAAATCCAAATACAGAACGCAAAGATGACGACGGGCGCCGAGGTGCGCTTGATTTGTTGCCAGTACTTGAAGCACAATTTGCGTGGCGCTCGTCAAGCTGTTTTGTGGCCTTCCTGTCGCCGCAACGTCACCTTTTGGGGCCACAAATTTTGGATTCTCGTGGCACGTCGTCATACCTCAACTTTTGTACTCATCCAATCAAATGAGTCATTTTGGGATTTTCACCttcggggggggggtgtctcatCTGCTCGCCAGCCAGCCATCTTGGGAAATGACAGCGGCGGTTCGCccatggcggccatgttgcctTCTGGAAGCCAATGTGGCTTGAatgcaccacttttttttttctttttttgtgctgcTGCCGTTGGGACTTTCGGAAGCTCCTCAGGGTGAAAAGGAAAATGGCGGCATCACTTCCTGTTACTGTCTTGCATTTGTTTACCGGCATTGTTTTaggacttttttctttcttttttttggggggggggggggttcacatGGTGAAAAAGGGAACTACTGTTAGTCACAAGCACTGGATGGAAACAAAAAtgctgctttttttgttgttgagtttTTCCCGGCAAGCTGTCGGAAACTGGAAGCAAAATGCAAACAATCAAGTTTGGATTTTCAGGGCAAGTTGAGTTTGGCGCCGTCTTGCGGCCAAAAGTTCCATTTTGGCTTTTGTGAAGTTTCAACTTGAATCCCCAAAACTTGGAAATTGGAAATGTGGACTTTGCCGACACAACGTCGTGGATTGATTTGCTGGTTGACGGATTCGTCGGCTTCTGGCTTGTTTGATGACTGTTGAATTGCTCGGTTCTCAGTTGGCTAATTGGTCCGTTCATTTGTCAGTCGATTGGTCGCTTGATCGTTGAACGGGACGGCTTGTCGGCGCGCTCGTCAATTGATTGCAACCAATCGACGACTCCCAAAGTAAGTCATCGACTAACCGATGACTGAAGATTTCAATCCGATCGATCGATCGTCCTTTTGAATGCCGGCTGAAAACGTCCCCGTTTTCTTTTCATCCAAATCGTCTGACTGCGAACGTGCGACAAACGTCACGCAAGCGACTCAACattccactttttgttttgtttgtctgatGTTTTGTCAACAAATGTGGGCATCGAGTGCTTTTTATGATCATTTCATTGGATTGTTTTGCTGCCTAAAAGTccatgtttgctgtatttaaattgtcaacaaaataaagacaacaaaagTCTTTTTGGTGATTTTTATTGCCGCCGCCAGGAAATCCCTTCAGCATCCGACCCTGAATTGACAAGACAAAAAAGGAACAAACGCAATCTGTGCTCGAAGTTATTCAAACTCTGAATTTGcaaaattgtcaacatttttcaagtttgcggatttaaaaaaaaaagtgcttttccAAATTCAAACAATTCAGATGCCacaaaaagtgactttttctaACGTCATTTTTGTTCACAgggaataataaaatattgaatatttggggtattaaaaaaaatctgcctttatATGGCTTTAATGACACAATACCAAAAGCATGACTTTTTAAGATGtgtaatttgtttatttcacaccaaattttttttgtcaaatttttgatttttttttttgatgaaaagaaATGCTCAAAaacattaaacttttttttttttgttcattaattTTATACTAAATATTT from the Vanacampus margaritifer isolate UIUO_Vmar chromosome 10, RoL_Vmar_1.0, whole genome shotgun sequence genome contains:
- the cox6c gene encoding cytochrome c oxidase subunit 6C; this translates as MSLPKPVMRGLLAKRLRFHFPIAFGFSLLVAAAFKYTVSDPRKKAYADFYKQYDPVKEFNAMREAGIFHSVQPTGK
- the LOC144059106 gene encoding serine/threonine-protein kinase 4-like → MENRDKVQMRNHPRRQLKKLSEDSLTKQPEEVFDVLEKLGEGSYGCVFKAHYRETGEIVAIKQVPVESDLQEIIKEISIMQQCNSPHVVRYYGSYFKNSDLWIVMEYCGAGSVSDIIRIRSKTLSEEEIASILRSTLKGLEYLHFMRKIHRDIKAGNILLNTEGQAKLADFGVAGQLTDTMAKRNTVIGTPFWMAPEVIQEIGYNCVADIWSLGITAIEMAEGKPPYADIHPMRAIFMIPTNPPPTFRNPDAWSPPFRDFVSQCLVKNPETRATATQLLQHAFIKAAKPSSVLRALISDAMDIKAKRQEAAAHAQQDDDNDDSEEDEVDQGTMVRAGPGDSATMRAVGSPGGTSGGAGRPRRRPDDDDEDQTGTLRSQLGTMIINSDDGEEGGTMKRTDEASPPAKPSFLEYFEQKEKEASSQNGGRGGGEERKVLTDANLELVSLWSVEDLRVRLAALDPQMEQEMEEIHQRYQAKRKPILDAIEAKKRRQQHNNL